tctcaacaataaggatggccaCTTGCCCAGGGCCAGTGTGAGTGTTTTGGGCCAGTTGACGGAACTCTCACTTGCCCCATTGTGCCACTGCTGTGTACTCTCAATATATTATATtcgtaaatgtgtttttgtgtcttgcaAACAAAGTCTTGAACAGGATTGTTGTGAATTCTGCTGATTTAAACTCAACACCAAGATAGCATTATCTTGCTGGCTAACATAGATGAGGTTTTATATGAGGAAATAGCGAGAATGAGTTTTGAAAGTCTTGAAAACATCAATGGGTTAAAAATTGCAATCATTTTTCCAGCAAAACGAATTaacttatttttaatgaaaacttatataaatataaataaaactaaaatgtaaaagcATAAAATAGGAATATAGATTCCATTTGGGCCAACAGAAACAAAAACTACCTTTTGAgtcttattaataataatacaaataataaagagaaaaaaaaatctttagatTCTTGTTTAGCAGTACTAAACAATTCACTTTTAAGATCCttttaaatcacttttaaaaatattttgaagtcATTAATAATTTATCAGATTTTTTAACTTTCTCCTTTTCTAGTTTAAAATGAGTCAACAATGAGTAAGGCTAAGTATAGGTTGATTTCCTCATgctgctatcaaaacattgctccgtTTGATTGAGCATCCAACCACCAGTTGATTTAGTTTTGAACCGGactgtccttttttttttccaccaaTGGCAGATTGGGAGAGTATTTGGAAAAATTTATTGAaagctgtttttttatatatgtattttgtttttgttttttgcaattccTCCTAGTTCTATTAGTGGCACAGCAATTGCAGACTTCACCTTTAAGTAATCAACCACAAAGACAAATTTATTAAGAAATAGCTATACAGTCTTTAAATCTGACTCCCACATTCCAACTCTTTCTAGGTGGGCAGAATCCAGACTACATGCTCCATGGCACTGGGGTCAAGTCTGGATCGGATTCCAAAAAGCCCCAGTCAGGGGATGGGTCCACCGTGGCGCCCGAGGATGCAGCCCGCTTCCTTAGCTGCTACTGCTCAGGCCACTGCCCTGAAGATGCCACAAACAACACTTGCGAGTTAGTGAATCATATTCTGTTCAAACTGCTCATCTATATTTGCTTGTCTTTATGTGAAGACTTAAATGGTCTTTTTGTATTCATACAGGACGAATGGCCAGTGCTTTGCTATCATTGAGGAGGACGAGCACGGTGAAGCTATACTCACCTCAGGCTGCATGAAATATGAAGGCTCTCACTTTCAGTGTAAGGTAATAGTTACATGGACGGAAGAGTCAAGAAACTCTCTTATTCCCCTTTTTCTCAAAGTATGCTGGTACTAAACCTGAGAGTCTGTAATATGAAGCTCCCAGAACTTGTCAGCATTTCCACTGACTTGTGAGCTGACCAATGAAGTAACTTCTGACCACAGCATCAAAAGCAGCTTATCTAAATGTGTAACAAATGTAATTCATGGCTATCAATTCACACATATGatctgtataaataaaataagataaacaGGGATAATAAAGTAGCTGGAGCTGATGTACAATATGACATACATAGAAACACGTGTACATCAACTGAACGTTTGCCATATCGGCCTTTACCAATGTAGTCAGCATAGTTGCTTTCGAATGGGAGTGATCAGTCTTGCCAGACTAAATTGTTGTCCCACCTCCTGGCCTCTGATGTTAGAAATTCCAAGATCGAGACCATCAAGTTTAAGGGACTGGTGCTTTTCTGAGGTCGAAATGTGCAGAACGGTGGTGCCAGCAACCTGTCAGTGGGAAAAGAACCATGCTTAGTCATCTTTACCTTTTGATTGCTGGGATGTTGTGATTGACTGCAGTATGTGGTTATTGTTGCACAGGACTCTCCTAATGCACAGACCAGGCGGACAATTGAGTGCTGTTCCACAGATTTCTGTAacaaagaccttcagcctacacTTCCACCTCCTCCAGACAGTAAGTGTTTCATGCTTAACATCCAGTGCAGACTGGGCTTAATCTCATCTTAAAATGCAGCAGTAAAAAGAGTTCCATTTGTATTCCACTTTTGTTTATGTCACTTAAAGTGTCTGTGATCTCTCATTGTCTGTGTTCCAGAGCCTCCGTTATGGAACACCCACTTGCTGGCCTTCCTTATCTCAGTGACTGTTTGCTGCTTTACTTTAGTCGCCATTACAGTAGTGTGTTACTACAGGTGATACTTTTATTTCATAATGACATGTTTAACAGGCTGAAATGAATGAAAGATGCACCTCAGCCTGTTAACTATTAACCAGCACACTGATAGCGCCTCCTCAAGTGAATGTAACTTCTATTGTGGTTGACCTTAATACATGGATACAAAAAAGGCCCTAAAAAGTATTTAgaaacttaagccacacttaaaaatctatgcatttaattgcatttgataacaaaatatcaaaccatgtggcatgtgtaaacaaatgatgctatACTTTTCCCAGAAAGAACTTTTCTTTTCACAAACTGGTCCCAAGGAAAATGTTTACTGGATGTTTGATGTCAGCTCCCCTTAAATTCAGACATTAGCGGAGTACTTTTTAATTGTGGCTTAAGTGTTCAAATCCTTTTTGTGGCCACTGTATATACATGTTGGTCTTATATAGGTAGTAATTTTTTGATGATTTGTGGAACTGTTTCTGTGAAATGACATGTGGCTTTTTGCTCAGGTATAAGCTGCAGATGGGACGGAGACGCTACCAGAGAGACCTGGAACAGGACGAGGCGTTCATCCCAGCTGGAGAGTCTCTCAAAGACCTTATTAGTCAATCCAGTACTGGCTCAGGTTCAGGGCTCCCCCTGCTGGTGAGATTGTTTTTGACAATGCTTTTTATATTAAGAACAGGTTTCTAATAGTCATGGAAAACCTCATTGTAAATGTGCAGTTTtttaggcctggaaaagtcatggcaaTTAATACAATTCTAGTCACGGAAAGGTCATAGAAATGTCTatagagaattaaaatgtttctaGTTGTGCTCATTTTGAAACTATTTCATCTGCCAGAAATTGCAATTTGTTAGTGCATCACTCTTAAATGTAGAAAATCTTTATCATGCAGTCATGAATAACTGGAAAAGCGATAGAAATTCATTGGTCAGACTGAAGATTGGTGAAGCAGATCTTTTGCAACCATTTTTCAAAAGCATTCATAGTTGACAATCATTGAAGATTTTGAGTAGTGATATACTGGTGTCCAATTCTCTTTGTTCACAGGTCCAGCGCACCATCGCTAAACAGATTCAGATGGTGCGTCAGATTGGAAAAGGGCGGTATGGAGAAGTGTGGCTCGGTCGCTGGAGAGGAGAAAAGGTAGCGGTGAAAGTGTTCTTTACCCGTGAAGAGGCCAGTTGGTTCCGAGAGACAGAGATTTACCAAACTGTTCTCATGAGACACGAGAATATACTGGGTAGGTTCCACTATTACAAAACACTTACAGATTTGAGATGCTACAGtactttattatttttgtctgtgagatAGTTGTACTGATTTAGCCTTTTTATTGAACATTCATTCTGATTCTTTCTGTCCTCCTCTAGGCTTTATTGCTGCAGATATTAAAGGCACAGGAGCATTCACTCAGCTTTTCCTCATAACAGACTACCATGAGAACGGCTCTCTCTATGACTATCTAAAATACACTACCCTGGATACACAGGCCGTGCTTCAGCTGGCCTACTCTGCAGCTTGTGGTCTTTGCCACCTGCACACAGAGATCTATGGCACACAGGGCAAGCCTGCCATTGCTCACAGAGACCTGAAGAGCAAGAACATTCTCATAAAGAAGAATGGCACCTGCTGCATCGCTGATCTGGGACTGGCTGTGAAATACAACAGGTTAAGACACTTacaacacactcacatgcacagaAAATATGCACTGTGCATATTACATTGCCTATATTAGCCTATGATATTACGTTATAGAAAGTTAATGAACATATAGCAAATGTAGAGCATTTGTTCATAGTTATTGCTATTGTTCTTGTTGCTATCATGAGATCACACTTAGATTAATCACTGGGAATACTTAACCCACCTTTTGTCCTTCAGATCATTTTTGACCATGTTTAAAACCattcaaaatgcataaattcttgatTAGTGTAAAACAGCACTAAAAACCACCCTTAacgaaaatctgttttattttggtCCCAAAGTTTATAATGATATGTAAAATAAATGGAATATGGAGTAACATAATTTGATATGTCCTTGTCAGAAAGCATAATTCATTGAagggaaagttcacacaaaaatttaatgaaatcatttactcatgccatcccagatgtgtatgactgtctttcatctgctgaacacaaataaagatttttagaagaatatctcagctatttaggtccatacaatgcatgtgaatgggtgccaaaaatgtgaaGTTTAAAAATCTACagaagggcaacataaaagtccTCGAGATGACtctattggttaaatccatatattctgaagcaatatgatgggaATGGATGAGAAACGTATCAATATGTAagtccatttatttatatatatatatatatatatatatatatatatatatatatatatatatatatatatatatatatatatatatatatacacatttacatttatgcatttggcagacgcttttatccaaagcgacttacagtgcacttattacagggacaatccccctggagcaacctggagttaagtgccttgctcaaggacacaatggtggtggctgtgttgatcgaaccagcgtccttctgattaccagattaccagttatgtgctttagaccactacaccaccaccactcatatatatatatatatatatataaattctcctccctgctcagtcaatcttcacttcagtttcacttttccattcttgtgtttttggtgattcacatttgtaATGCATATTGCcctctactgggcagagaggacaatttatgatacaaaatgactttaatattgatttttttctcacccacgcctatcatatTGTGTTTGAACaaatggatttatccactggagtcatatggattacttttaatgctccctttatgtggattttgagcttcaaaatgttggcacccattcacttacttttgtgaggacctgcagagctgaaatattcttttaaaaatctaaatttgtgttatgcagaagaaagtcatacacatgggatTACAGGGGGGTGAGTAAAtagtgagagaatttttatttttgggtgaactatccctttaaatgctagTTTGCCTTAAACATTGACcacatatttttcttttctcttagTGATACCAATGAGGTGGACGTTCCTCTTAGCACAAGGATGGGTACACGGCGATACATGGCACCAGAGGTCCTGGATGAGACGCTAAATAAGAACCAATTCCAAGCATACATAATGGCCGATATTTACAGCTATGGTCTCATTGTTTGGGAGATGGCCCGCCGATGTGTGACAGGAGGTATGTTTCGGCACAGTTTTGTGTTCATTTGTACAATGTATTGTACAAATTTCACAGTTATCTCCTTTATGAATTTATGATGCCTGTCTTTTAATAGTGACCAATTTTTTTCTATGTGCAGGCATTGTTGAGGAGTATCAGTTACCATACTGGGACACGGTACCTTCAGAACCATCATATGAGGACATGAGGGAAGTGGTGTGTGTGAAGGGCATGCGGCCAGTGGTGTCCAATCGCTGGAACAGTGACGAGGTAAGATCCATGCATTTTATAGTTCACCAGtttaagtgacattattttttaatcaCTTGTTTATAACATAAGCTTTAATAGTTGATATTGAGATATAAAATGCAACTCAAACTCATTTATGTCTTGTCTTTACCTCAATGCAGTGCTTACGGGCCATGCTAAAACTCATGTCTGAGTGTTGGGCCCACAACCCAGCCTCTCGCCTCACAGCTCTTCGAGTCAAGAAAACACTCGCCAAAATGGTTGAATCACAGGACATTAAAATATGATCAGTTCTCCCTCCAATAGCAACCTAAGAGAAATCATGGAGATGCTTATGCTTACACCATGAATTATTGCCTCCAGACCTGTGGGAGCGCTGCATAGCAGAACATTTACCTCCCTGCCTGGCTGTGATTTTACACCTTTTTGCAGTTGCACTCTAGTGTCATTTAGCACCCTCTGCTGGACAGTACATGCCAAAGCGCATGCGAATGGAAATATGGGCAGAATTCTAGTCCTGCATCACTTGTCCAGAGTTCTACTCCCAAATTTCAGGGATTGGTACTCACATCATCGCCGTCTCCACCATTTTTCCCTTCTTTACTTCAGGCAATCTTTTATTTGTTGGGAGAGAAATTATGAGCTTATGGTGCTTTCTGTGAAAGCAGTGGAATAGTTCTGTTTGGAAAAGCTTGATTGCAGCTTTTGCCATTGGAGTGCAGTAATGGAGCCATATTTCAGGAGCATTTGGAACAAAGCTAAGGACTGACCCATATGTCTTTGAATGAGAGGCAGACATATTTGGGGTGATATTCAGACTTGTGATGACCCCCGAGTTGTATGCTTGATGTGCTCTAGTAAGGCTTGCACTCACAAAATTAACACTTGGGATTTGGACTGTGTGCAGAAGTCGCCACCAAAACTGCAAAAGAGAATGCACCCTATTTATTGCAAATGACCCATATCCTATAGTAtcatctatgtatatatatatatataaaaaaagacccATAACTACATATTGAAATTTTAATTATTAGCCATTTTGAAGAATTATTCCTTCAACTACTTTAGTTTCTAATTATCCATCCATTTGGTGTTCAAATACAGAATTGGATGCAAGCAATAATGTTTGTCTGTTAGAAACCTCCCCATTTGGAAAAGCAGAAGATAAATAAAGAAGACATGTATTCACTTTTAGGGAATAAGTTCTGTTCAGGTGCAATGGCTAGAGTGATGTGATTATAATTCCAGCTCTTGCTTGAAGCAGTAAAATACCACTGGTCAAAGATTGTCAACACTGCAGCCATAAAGGTCTATTAAGCTAGCAGATGGTGACGATCTACTCTGGCTTATTGCTGGTTTCCTGGTGCACTGCTGAAGTTGGATGCACACAGCTCTCAAAGCCACACAacctatgttttattttattcaattgcCTTCAAGTCAACCACAGTATCGCATCTGATTAATTAACAGATTGGATTTCTGTATTAAATGCCTCATTTAAATGGTTTTGCATTGAATTTAATGTTGTGACCGCTTGGGAATCATATGACTGATGACTCTGGTGTCAAATCCCATAAATGTCTTATGTGATAGATATGTGCAAATGCATGTGCTATTTATTCATGTTGTGTCTTATAGTATGAATTATGAATTATCAATGGTAAGGAACATTACTTGCAGTCTATTaacactattcttgcaaacaACAAATGTTTTTACAGAGCAGCTTAATCTTGCAACTACTAGTAACagtgtatttataattttgttgAGATTCAATTTAATGGTTAATTACTTTTTATCAAAGTGTGGGTGTGCATTAATATATCTCATTTGCGCTCACCCGTGTTCCTCAAATGTGTGCAACTAGAACCATCATTTGAAATGTACATAATAGTAAATGGTTAAtgaaaaggaaaattatttgttttgcaaGACTTCATGAAAACATTTTTTGCTGAAAAGCTTTcacaaattaaaatcaatgtGACTGATTTATTGCATAATTGACACATGGCAAAGGTTTTGAAGTTAAAACTGCATTTTTCACATCATAATTTCTGCCATAATATTTATGGAGGTACAACATTGTGTGTAAGTGTTTTCTCATTGTTTGGGCTGCAGCTCAAGCTTGGACTGTCTATTACAATCATGCTAGTTACCTTGTGAAATTCACATTTGAGCTCATTTAAAGGAACTGTTATCTCATTATTTAATTACCCTCATGCCGTACCAAACTCGTATGTCTGTCTTtgtcagaacacaaattaagttatTTAGAAGAATGCGTGATGTGTTTtgcccatacaatgtaagtcaatggagtCCAAATGTTGCAAGCACCAAAAAGGAAATGAAGGCAGCATACAAGAAATCCACACAATTTAAGTGGTTTAAttcaagtcttcagaagtgatacaggaaaggaatggaccaaaatgtatttctatttctcacccaaagcaatcatttcacttctgaagacatggattaaaccactcgacttttattctgcttttataTAGTTTTTGGAAAAACATCTCATACTTTTTTTCAatatatctttgtgttctgcataagaaagtccTACAAGTTTGGTATGGCATGAAGCTaattaaatgatgagaaaattataattttggggcTAACTATCCCTTAAAGATCATCTGTAAGCAAGTTGAGATAAATTACTCCGCAACAATTTGTCTTAATTGTTTAATGTGTAATAGAAACCATGTAAAATGGCCTGGaaagaaatgtactttttgtttgtgttgtgcacaACATCTGGTTTTAAGAGAGGTGCCTTATGTTTACCAAGAAAGACTATTCTGTACACAGAATTTGTCCAATGTATCCATTTTTAAGTAAATTACCTTATTTTAGTACACAAAGATTGTTTTCTTTTGAATTGTCATAATGCTGTGAATGTTATTTGAATGTGTGGTAATGAATTATCAGATGAGTATTTGCGAAGGGTTTTGAATGGACTGAAATATCCTTAACTTTTTGTACCATTTACTAATATCACCCTAGTGGTATTATTATTAACACAAGTGTTTTTGGTACCAACAACAAGGGATGAATGACTAAGAAATGCAGCATTTTAGGCAGTGGAAGCTCAAGAACATTAAATCTATTTGTCTCGCACCCAGTTCTTTTCACAGCATGTCATTGTGCTCTGTAATGAAGAGCAATAGTCCAGACAGTGTGTTATCCCCTGGCTGTGCTTTTCGTATTGATCCATGCATCAATTCTAATGTCACTGTCTCCCCTTGCCGAAGCTCCAGCAGGCAGCCTCGACTCACTGTCCCGCCCTTCTTCTGTTCCTGTCTGAGGGAGGCCACTGGAACTCCATTGCGCTTCAGTAGAGCCAATGAATGCCCTCTTTCAAAGTCTAAGGTCACTAGGAAGAGATAAAGTCCAGTCACAGGGGCTTGGAACACCCCTGATGTAGAACTAAATACTGCATCGTGGTTCAAAGCCACATTTATCGACGTAAGATCCCCGTTTGGCCCTCTCCTGTGATCGAGGCTTGTGATGAACACAACAGGGGAATGATGTAGTGGAACATGTTCTGTAgagataaattatgtttttaatatatatattttaaagaccttattattattttttttttttaattaaaagaaaacaaaatgctttGTCATGATGTAGTTTAAACGTTGTCCATGGAGGGGCAGTGTTGAGTGTACATAACTTGGCAAGTCTTGCTGTAACAAATGTCTCTTGGCTGGGGCCGAAAGCTAAAGCAGCTGCCTTGATTCCTCACTACTAAGTCAGTCAATGACTTGACAGGCAGTGATTCGCATATTAAAGCACCTCTTAAAGATGCTGTTTTCAGACAACCCTCCAATCAATTCCATAGCATCCTGTCTAATGATTTAAAACGATTTCTGGTGAGCTTTAGACATAGCCAAGTATTTAGAAAATGCAATAATTATTTCTCACTAGAAATTAAGAAAAACTTGACATTTATAAACTAATTACTGCTTTAACCCGCTCTATCAGACGGTCATGCAGAATTCTGGGTGTTAGAAGACGTTAAAGTCTGGATCTATGCTGCTTTCAAAAACAGAGCAATGACGCGTCTGTACGTTGTGTACTGTCAAGAGTATGCATTGCGTTTCACGAAGAATGACCTTCATAGAAGGTGAAAAAAAGTATATTATTTTGGTATGCAGGTGTGTTGTATGAATCAATGAACACGGGCATAGTCGGTGACACGAATGTCGTGATTAGCCTATCACGAAATGtattttctctgtttttttttttaattaagcatAATTTTACAACAAGGAACgactttcgtgtgtgtgtgtacgaaaGTCGTTCCTTGTTGTAAAATTATGCTTaattgaaatacacacacacacactctttcagttGTTTGAGCCACCTAACACGCGGTTCACCTCCTTTGCCTTTTTTTATTCAGCATTGATTATGCCGTCGTCTCAGTCTGCTCCCGTGGCACTACAGGATAGTATGCACTTCAGTAAATCGCTGGATGTTAGGGCATCCTGGTATTTCACATACTCTTTTATGAAGGCTGCCTCCGAAAGCAGGAAAATGGTGCATCTTgctgtatatggaggtaggaAGGGACCGAGGCACTTGTGAATCCAATGTTCGTGGTACATCTTGTCTATTGAGATACCTTCATCTCATCTTAGAAGGCACATAGATGTTCCACAACGGTTGAGCTGAAGAAGAAAAATGGCGGCTGAAGAGGAAGTTGCTAGACAATTTGTGAATACGTTTATGTTTTTATTCACTATTTCGATTCCATTCATAATTGATAAAGTAGTATTTTAGTTGTGGAATAAACACTTGGTTATCAAAAACTCTCTTTTTTCCCCTAGATTATTAGACCATTCAGTCTAACCAAACCACAAGATGCGTGATCTTTATTGGACAGGAGATGGCGATAATCAGTTGCTGGTATACACTACTATCAATGATGTAATATAATACTGCCTCAGTAACCTGTCCAAAACCAGTTGCTGGAGGTACCAAAAGCTGTCTGTTGAGCATGAGCCAGGAGTTTTTCCTCAGGGGTGGCTGGGCAGGTCGAGTGATCAGACTGTGATGGCACATCGTCGGGGTGGGAGGAGAATGTATGGCGTATATTGATTTAGAAAATACTAAATTGTAGTAACCACATTTTGCCCAAGACAAAAAATGGTCAAAACGGCAATTGccagtggggtggccaggctttggtGACCATGGCTACCCCTAGCTCCGCCCCAGCTGTTGAATCATTGACGAACAgattcatgttttcaatttccggtctccagtgcTTTTACTCGCATGCGTATGTTTAGCAgaacatgtgatatttcagtattACGTTTgtaaaaattggcaaaaaagCACGCTCCATAATGCTGACCAAGTACTTTAGAGTTGCAATGATTGTTTTTTTATACAGTGCCTTACCTGAGTGGGCATGTGACATGAAGCAATGGTCCAAGCTTAGTTAT
This window of the Xyrauchen texanus isolate HMW12.3.18 chromosome 40, RBS_HiC_50CHRs, whole genome shotgun sequence genome carries:
- the LOC127633314 gene encoding bone morphogenetic protein receptor type-1A-like isoform X1, which encodes MKKSVSVFLAILGASVLLSLQVEGGQNPDYMLHGTGVKSGSDSKKPQSGDGSTVAPEDAARFLSCYCSGHCPEDATNNTCETNGQCFAIIEEDEHGEAILTSGCMKYEGSHFQCKDSPNAQTRRTIECCSTDFCNKDLQPTLPPPPDKPPLWNTHLLAFLISVTVCCFTLVAITVVCYYRYKLQMGRRRYQRDLEQDEAFIPAGESLKDLISQSSTGSGSGLPLLVQRTIAKQIQMVRQIGKGRYGEVWLGRWRGEKVAVKVFFTREEASWFRETEIYQTVLMRHENILGFIAADIKGTGAFTQLFLITDYHENGSLYDYLKYTTLDTQAVLQLAYSAACGLCHLHTEIYGTQGKPAIAHRDLKSKNILIKKNGTCCIADLGLAVKYNSDTNEVDVPLSTRMGTRRYMAPEVLDETLNKNQFQAYIMADIYSYGLIVWEMARRCVTGGIVEEYQLPYWDTVPSEPSYEDMREVVCVKGMRPVVSNRWNSDECLRAMLKLMSECWAHNPASRLTALRVKKTLAKMVESQDIKI
- the LOC127633314 gene encoding bone morphogenetic protein receptor type-1A-like isoform X2, with translation MLHGTGVKSGSDSKKPQSGDGSTVAPEDAARFLSCYCSGHCPEDATNNTCETNGQCFAIIEEDEHGEAILTSGCMKYEGSHFQCKDSPNAQTRRTIECCSTDFCNKDLQPTLPPPPDKPPLWNTHLLAFLISVTVCCFTLVAITVVCYYRYKLQMGRRRYQRDLEQDEAFIPAGESLKDLISQSSTGSGSGLPLLVQRTIAKQIQMVRQIGKGRYGEVWLGRWRGEKVAVKVFFTREEASWFRETEIYQTVLMRHENILGFIAADIKGTGAFTQLFLITDYHENGSLYDYLKYTTLDTQAVLQLAYSAACGLCHLHTEIYGTQGKPAIAHRDLKSKNILIKKNGTCCIADLGLAVKYNSDTNEVDVPLSTRMGTRRYMAPEVLDETLNKNQFQAYIMADIYSYGLIVWEMARRCVTGGIVEEYQLPYWDTVPSEPSYEDMREVVCVKGMRPVVSNRWNSDECLRAMLKLMSECWAHNPASRLTALRVKKTLAKMVESQDIKI